From Zerene cesonia ecotype Mississippi chromosome 13, Zerene_cesonia_1.1, whole genome shotgun sequence, the proteins below share one genomic window:
- the LOC119831146 gene encoding signal recognition particle subunit SRP72 has translation MSANKETNLVQAYVELNKFCQSSDYERALKAANKIIQIAPTEQKAFHCKIICFIQLHNFKDAVVALSNPKNAVLAGDLHFEKAYAQYRLNCPKEALQTVDSAPELTPALKELRAQILYRLEQYQDCYNLYRDIVKNTTDDYEDERKANMSAVVANLGAINPNADLPQFEETTYELSYNAGTTLAMRGKYSEALPVLKKAEQSCSESVLDDGGTEEEAKEEAAIIRVQQAYCLQQIGKEKEAATLYQNVLKDKPSDQALVAIASNNLVVINRDTNVFDSRKRMKAATQDGLEHKLNSRQRASIVYNQAILAIFSNQPDFCKQCCVKLNREFNADKRAVLVEASSLVKEGKSAQALNLLLKVGGTLTLAAAQVLLAQGDRKAAVKLLEESEFKYRPAVVGVLCTLLTADNEYEKASKLFTEVYEHYKNDEEKLKSLRAVWRAAGEAHSRAGDAAAAARAHAALVHAAPGDKRTLARLVKAMLHEPEEAKKLAAKLPPISQLEGKIDIDALESSKWMMGAKVVKKTVQSKQEQSPGTPGSELGQKKKAKRKRKTKLPPSADLSKAPDPERWLPKYERTAYRKRRGIRRDVIKGSQGMTTAAVDQYDMSKQTPSAAATTAKSPRVEQKSVDSAWQRKQQQKKKGKGRKW, from the exons ATGTCAGCCAACAAGGAAACTAACCTTGTTCAAGCTTatgttgaattaaataagttttgtcAAAGCAGTGACTATGAAAGAGCCTTAAAAGCTGCGAACAAAA TTATACAGATAGCACCAACAGAACAGAAGGCTTTCCACTGCAAAATAATATGCTTCATTCAACTGCACAACTTTAAGGATGCTGTAGTAGCTCTCAGCAATCCAAAAAATGCAGTATTAGCAGGCGATTTACACTTTGAGAAAGCATATGCTCAGTATAGACTCAATTGTCCCAAAGAGGCCTTACAAACTGTTGATAGTGCTCCAGAGCTAACACCAGCTTTAAAAGAATTGAG GgcacaaatattatatcgaCTAGAGCAATATCAAGATTGCTACAACCTGTACCGTGATATTGTGAAGAACACCACTGATGACTATGAAGATGAAAGGAAGGCAAACATGTCTGCAGTGGTTGCAAACTTGGGAGCCATTAACCCA AATGCCGACCTACCACAGTTTGAGGAGACAACATATGAATTGTCATACAATGCTGGCACAACCCTGGCTATGCGTGGGAAGTATTCTGAAGCCCTGCCCGTATTGAAGAAAGCTGAACAGTCTTGTTCTGAGAGTGTACTTGATGATGGTGGTACTGAGGAAGAGGCGAAAGAAGAAGCTGCTATTATCAG agtgCAACAAGCATACTGCCTTCAACAGATCGGCAAGGAGAAGGAAGCAGCCAcattatatcaaaatgttttgaaGGACAAGCCCAGTGATCAGGCCCTGGTTGCCATAGCCAGCAACAATTTGGTTGTCATCAATAG ggACACAAATGTGTTTGATTCGCGCAAACGTATGAAGGCGGCAACTCAGGATGGTTTGGAACATAAACTCAACTCTAGACAGCGAGCTAGCATTGTTTACAACCAGGCTATACTTGCTATATTCTCTAATcag CCGGACTTCTGCAAGCAGTGCTGCGTGAAGCTAAACCGCGAGTTCAATGCTGATAAACGTGCTGTCCTTGTGGAAGCTTCCTCGCTGGTGAAAGAGGGCAAGAGTGCGCAAGCCCTCAACCTACTGCTTAAAGTTGGAGGCACACTCACTCTGGCCGCTGCTCAAGTGTTGTTAGCACAG GGGGATCGTAAAGCAGCGGTGAAACTTCTAGAAGAAAGTGAATTCAAATACCGTCCAGCTGTTGTCGGAGTCCTCTGTACTTTACTCACTGCGGACAATGAATACGAGAAAGCTTCTAAACTATTCACAGAGGTGTATGAACATTATAAGAATGATGAAGAA AAGCTGAAATCGCTCCGTGCGGTGTGGCGCGCGGCCGGCGAGGCGCACAGTCGCGCGGGTGACGCCGCGGCGGCAGCACGCGCGCACGCGGCGCTCGTGCACGCGGCGCCCGGGGACAAGCGCACGCTCGCGAGGCTGGTTAAGGCGATGCTGCATGAACCGGAGGAGGCGAAGAAGCTCGCTGCTAAACTGCCTCCTATTAGTCAGTTGGAG GGTAAAATCGATATAGACGCTTTGGAGTCGTCCAAATGGATGATGGGCGCTAAAGTCGTGAAGAAAACCGTGCAGAGCAAACAAGAGCAATCGCCTGg AACGCCTGGATCCGAACTCGGCCAAAAGAAGAAAGCTAAAAGAAAGCGCAAGACTAAACTCCCGCCCAGCGCTGATCTCTCTAAAGCTCCGGATCCGGAAAG atggCTGCCGAAATACGAACGCACGGCGTACCGCAAGCGCCGTGGTATCCGCCGTGACGTCATCAAAGGCAGCCAGGGGATGACCACCGCCGCCGTCGACCAATA tgacATGAGTAAACAAACTCCAAGTGCGGCTGCGACTACAGCAAAGAGTCCTCGTGTTGAACAAAAATCCGTCGACAGCGCCTGGCAGAGGAAACAACAGCAGAAGAAGAAGGGCAAAGGCCGCAAATGGTAG